Within the Halarcobacter mediterraneus genome, the region GCAGGGAGTAATAGTGATTGTCAATCAATAGCAAATGATAATAGTGATGGATTAGGTTTTGTATTCTCTAATCCAAATTTAGATGATACTTGTCCCGGCTTTTGTTATTATAATACCCCTGAACCTATTATTTACCCTCAATATCCAAACACAACAGGAAATGGAGAAGGAGAAGAAATATCGGACTTAATACCATATTTAGATGAAGTGGAATATGTAAATTTAAATATAGTTGATGAATTAAATACATTAAATAGTAATGTTGAAAGTGCAACTAATCAAGTTAATCAAAATACACAAACAATAGATAGTTCTTTAAATAATGTAGATAATACATTAACAAATTTAAACACAACATTAGAAACACTAAACACAAAATTAGATGATATAGGTAATAGTGAAGATGATGACAGTCTCTATGATGGATTAACAGATGACTTTGAGATTAATCCAAGTATAGATGGAGAGTTATCAAACTTTCAAGGAGATATTGAAAACACATTAACAAATAGTTTTGATACTTATTCAAATGTTTTTGGTCTAGGTGGATATGGTTCTGCTCCTTCTAATATTAATTTTAGTTTATTAGGTAAAACCTATACAGTCTTTGATATCCAAGTTCTAGCTCAATATATTGAACAAATTAGAAATATATTTTTAATTGTTGCATATCTATTTGGAATTATTCTAGTATTTAAAGGAGTATAAAATGCCTGCAATTTCTGCAATTATTTCTGCTGTATTATCAGCTCTTGGATTTATTACTAAAAATCCATTTTTACAAAAGATAGTTATATTCTCTTTTTTCTTTGGTGTAGTATCTTTTACCGTAGATTTTTTTCTTAGTAAAGCTTCAACAAATTTAGTTAATGCTTCTCAAATACTAGTTTTAGCTTCATACTTAGGATTTTTAAATGCTTTAAAAGTTGTACTTAATTTTCTTATTGCAGGATTTATTGCTAAACAAATATTAGCATTTATAAGGTCTTAAAATGATTACATTTATTACAGGCTTTCCAGGTTCTGGTAAAACATATTTTGAGATAGATAAAATCTATAATATCTTATCAAATAATCATAATCTTTCAAAGAATATTGAAGTTATATATACCAATATTAATGGTATGAAATTTGATAAATTTCCAAGTAATAATATAGAACTAAAGAAACTACATATTGAAGATTTTTATAAATATTTAGAAGAATCACACAAAATATATGAATTATATAAAAATAGTGATAATGTAGATGAATACTTATTAAAACATACAAAGGAAAAAGGTTTTTTTAATGCCTTAATTGTATTTGATGAATGTCACGATTTTTTATCAAAACAAGATAAAGTAAAAGTATATTGGCTTACATACCACAGACATTTACACCACGAAATAGACCTTTTAACACAAAATAAATCTTTAATTAACTCTATTTATAGAGGGATACCTGAACAATTTATTGAAGCACAACCAAGAAGTAAAAAGCTGTTTTCAAATTCACTTTCATATAAATATTATGCCTCATTTGCAATGAGAAAAGCTGACCTTTTTAATAACTCATCTATAAAAACAAAAAAAGAAGTATTTGATTTATATACAAGTGGAAACACCTCAAAACAAAAATCAATATTAGTAAAGTTTAT harbors:
- a CDS encoding zonular occludens toxin domain-containing protein yields the protein MITFITGFPGSGKTYFEIDKIYNILSNNHNLSKNIEVIYTNINGMKFDKFPSNNIELKKLHIEDFYKYLEESHKIYELYKNSDNVDEYLLKHTKEKGFFNALIVFDECHDFLSKQDKVKVYWLTYHRHLHHEIDLLTQNKSLINSIYRGIPEQFIEAQPRSKKLFSNSLSYKYYASFAMRKADLFNNSSIKTKKEVFDLYTSGNTSKQKSILVKFILIALIGLSATITLFVFVFYNLKVEENEPIKKEVKKIEKPISNETIRRVKNKFDFNNYVVEITYNSLDGYFINDNYYSIFHFKNFLRTTNAKILSRYNIANIGNYKVTKLYVRTNKEALKQFFLMPKIDEKNEIKDIKVEF